A window of Solea senegalensis isolate Sse05_10M linkage group LG20, IFAPA_SoseM_1, whole genome shotgun sequence contains these coding sequences:
- the LOC122786940 gene encoding phosphatidylinositol 4-phosphate 5-kinase type-1 alpha-like isoform X3, translating into MATAAEEPPGSELQSHNGNSTGARKNAYPEGSSPTMSQAMKKTIGHRGIDPSGETTYKKTTSSALKGAIQLGITHTVGSLSQKPERDVLLHDFEVVESIFFPNEGSNLTPAHHYGDFRFKTYAPMAFRYFRDLFGIRPDDYMYSLCNESLIELSNSGASGSLFYLSSDDEYIIKTVQHKEAEFLQKLLPGYYMNLNQNKRTLLPKFYGLYCVQAAGKNIRIVVMNNLLPSTVRMHLKFDLKGSTYRRRASAKEREKAVPTFKDLDFLQDMAEGLLLEGDMYNAVCKTIQRDCLVLQSFKIMDYSLLVGIHNLDQACLEQQSEEAMAGAMDQRRPQGQKSLYRTAMEAIQADTASIGSLDTEDQTGGIPARNSKGERLLVYIGIIDILQSYRLAKRLEHSWKSLVHDGDTVSVHRPGFYAERFQRFMCGTLFRKVSLKNSPSKKRRAMGHGPARKPAGAGPPLFSQISSSSSQYAVLQHQISTETRDETDGDNVIKSGRPDLLPKALLPRNDGDSAETTTSLEKPGLIPTFQPAPQSQDTSKAQLEVPNENFGAQKAIVT; encoded by the exons ATGGCCACAGCTGCAGAAGAGCCTCCAGGCTCAGAACTACAGAGCCACAATGGCA ATTCGACTGGAGCTCGTAAAAATGCTTATCCAGAG GGTTCAAGCCCCACCATGTCTCAGGCCATGAAAAAGACGATTGGCCATCGAGGAATTGATCCCAGTGGGGAGACCACATACAAGAAG ACAACCTCATCAGCCCTCAAAGGTGCTATCCAGTTAGGCATCACACACACGGTGGGCAGCTTAAGCCAAAAACCTGAAAGAGATGTTCTGCTGCATGACTTTGAAGTGGTGGAAAGCATCTTCTTCCCAAA TGAGGGCAGCAACTTGACACCAGCACACCACTATGGAGACTTCAGGTTCAAGACATATGCTCCTATGGCTTTTCGTTACTTTAGAGACTTGTTTGGAATCCGTCCTGATGACTACATG TATTCTCTGTGTAATGAGTCGCTGATTGAGTTGTCAAACTCTGGTGCCAGTGGATCACTGTTTTACCTCTCAAGTGATGATGAATACATCATTAAAACGGTTCAGCACAAAGAGGCAGAATTTCTGCAAAAACTGCTTCCAGGATACTATATG AACCTGAACCAGAACAAGCGCACTTTACTACCAAAGTTTTATGGACTCTACTGTGTCCAGGCAGCAGGAAAAAACATCCGCATTGTAGTGATGAACAATTTGCTGCCAAGTACAGTGCGAATGCACCTCAAGTTTGATCTTAAGGGCTCCACCTACAGGCGACGGGCGTCAGCTAAAGAGAGGGAAAAGGCTGTTCCCACATTCAAGGACCTGGATTTCTTGCAGGATATGGCTGAAGGGCTGTTACTGGAGGGGGACATGTACAATGCTGTTTGCAAGACCATTCAGAGAGACTGTCTG gtCTTGCAGAGTTTCAAGATAATGGACTACAGCCTTTTGGTGGGAATCCACAATTTAGACCAGGCCTGTCTAGAGCAGCAGAGTGAGGAGGCTATGGCAGGGGCCATGGATCAGAGGAGGCCACAAGGCCAAAAGTCCCTGTACAGAACTGCTATGGAGGCCATCCAAGCAGATACAGCAAGCATAGGATCACTGGACACAGAGGACCA AACTGGAGGAATACCAGCACGAAACTCAAAAGGCGAGAGGCTTCTAGTGTACATTGGTATCATTGACATTCTGCAATCCTATAG ACTTGCGAAGAGGCTTGAACACTCGTGGAAATCACTGGTTCACGACGGG gATACTGTATCTGTTCACAGACCAGGTTTTTATGCAGAGCGGTTTCAGAGGTTCATGTGTGGTACACTCTTCAGGAAGGTCTCAT TGAAGAACTCACCGTCTAAGAAGCGCCGTGCAATGGGCCATGGTCCTGCGAGAAAACCAGCTGGTGCCGGGCCTCCTTTGTTCTctcaaatcagcagcagcagcagccagtatGCTGTTCTCCAACATCAAATCAGCACTGAGACCAGAGACGAAACGGATGGAGACAATG TCATAAAATCAGGTCGTCCTGACCTGCTCCCTAAGGCCTTACTGCCCAGAAATGATGGTGACTCTGCAGAAACCACCACCTCCTTGGAAAAGCCTGGACTCATTCCCACATTTCAGCCTGCGCCTCAGTCTCAAGATACATCCAA agctCAGTTGGAGGTTCCTAATGAAAACTTTGGTGCCCAAAAAGCAATTGTGACGTAG
- the LOC122786940 gene encoding phosphatidylinositol 4-phosphate 5-kinase type-1 alpha-like isoform X1 — translation MATAAEEPPGSELQSHNGNSTGARKNAYPEGSSPTMSQAMKKTIGHRGIDPSGETTYKKTTSSALKGAIQLGITHTVGSLSQKPERDVLLHDFEVVESIFFPNEGSNLTPAHHYGDFRFKTYAPMAFRYFRDLFGIRPDDYMYSLCNESLIELSNSGASGSLFYLSSDDEYIIKTVQHKEAEFLQKLLPGYYMNLNQNKRTLLPKFYGLYCVQAAGKNIRIVVMNNLLPSTVRMHLKFDLKGSTYRRRASAKEREKAVPTFKDLDFLQDMAEGLLLEGDMYNAVCKTIQRDCLVLQSFKIMDYSLLVGIHNLDQACLEQQSEEAMAGAMDQRRPQGQKSLYRTAMEAIQADTASIGSLDTEDQTGGIPARNSKGERLLVYIGIIDILQSYRLAKRLEHSWKSLVHDGDTVSVHRPGFYAERFQRFMCGTLFRKVSLKNSPSKKRRAMGHGPARKPAGAGPPLFSQISSSSSQYAVLQHQISTETRDETDGDNVIKSGRPDLLPKALLPRNDGDSAETTTSLEKPGLIPTFQPAPQSQDTSKSVGVDINKMLSKHMESSASRRAQLEVPNENFGAQKAIVT, via the exons ATGGCCACAGCTGCAGAAGAGCCTCCAGGCTCAGAACTACAGAGCCACAATGGCA ATTCGACTGGAGCTCGTAAAAATGCTTATCCAGAG GGTTCAAGCCCCACCATGTCTCAGGCCATGAAAAAGACGATTGGCCATCGAGGAATTGATCCCAGTGGGGAGACCACATACAAGAAG ACAACCTCATCAGCCCTCAAAGGTGCTATCCAGTTAGGCATCACACACACGGTGGGCAGCTTAAGCCAAAAACCTGAAAGAGATGTTCTGCTGCATGACTTTGAAGTGGTGGAAAGCATCTTCTTCCCAAA TGAGGGCAGCAACTTGACACCAGCACACCACTATGGAGACTTCAGGTTCAAGACATATGCTCCTATGGCTTTTCGTTACTTTAGAGACTTGTTTGGAATCCGTCCTGATGACTACATG TATTCTCTGTGTAATGAGTCGCTGATTGAGTTGTCAAACTCTGGTGCCAGTGGATCACTGTTTTACCTCTCAAGTGATGATGAATACATCATTAAAACGGTTCAGCACAAAGAGGCAGAATTTCTGCAAAAACTGCTTCCAGGATACTATATG AACCTGAACCAGAACAAGCGCACTTTACTACCAAAGTTTTATGGACTCTACTGTGTCCAGGCAGCAGGAAAAAACATCCGCATTGTAGTGATGAACAATTTGCTGCCAAGTACAGTGCGAATGCACCTCAAGTTTGATCTTAAGGGCTCCACCTACAGGCGACGGGCGTCAGCTAAAGAGAGGGAAAAGGCTGTTCCCACATTCAAGGACCTGGATTTCTTGCAGGATATGGCTGAAGGGCTGTTACTGGAGGGGGACATGTACAATGCTGTTTGCAAGACCATTCAGAGAGACTGTCTG gtCTTGCAGAGTTTCAAGATAATGGACTACAGCCTTTTGGTGGGAATCCACAATTTAGACCAGGCCTGTCTAGAGCAGCAGAGTGAGGAGGCTATGGCAGGGGCCATGGATCAGAGGAGGCCACAAGGCCAAAAGTCCCTGTACAGAACTGCTATGGAGGCCATCCAAGCAGATACAGCAAGCATAGGATCACTGGACACAGAGGACCA AACTGGAGGAATACCAGCACGAAACTCAAAAGGCGAGAGGCTTCTAGTGTACATTGGTATCATTGACATTCTGCAATCCTATAG ACTTGCGAAGAGGCTTGAACACTCGTGGAAATCACTGGTTCACGACGGG gATACTGTATCTGTTCACAGACCAGGTTTTTATGCAGAGCGGTTTCAGAGGTTCATGTGTGGTACACTCTTCAGGAAGGTCTCAT TGAAGAACTCACCGTCTAAGAAGCGCCGTGCAATGGGCCATGGTCCTGCGAGAAAACCAGCTGGTGCCGGGCCTCCTTTGTTCTctcaaatcagcagcagcagcagccagtatGCTGTTCTCCAACATCAAATCAGCACTGAGACCAGAGACGAAACGGATGGAGACAATG TCATAAAATCAGGTCGTCCTGACCTGCTCCCTAAGGCCTTACTGCCCAGAAATGATGGTGACTCTGCAGAAACCACCACCTCCTTGGAAAAGCCTGGACTCATTCCCACATTTCAGCCTGCGCCTCAGTCTCAAGATACATCCAAGTCAGTGGGAGTGGATATTAACAAAATGTTGAGTAAACATATGGAGAGCAGTGCCTCCAGAAG agctCAGTTGGAGGTTCCTAATGAAAACTTTGGTGCCCAAAAAGCAATTGTGACGTAG
- the LOC122786947 gene encoding uncharacterized protein LOC122786947 — protein MGRTCCVIGCNARSHDHKERKLDNGLSFYGFPSWKQLQGSLVSDITKRRRMAWIAAVRRPDIKFVNIPRYLKVCSQHFHMGKPAYEMEEAHPDWAPSLHLGHSDVHVTQQDRYLRIQQRLKGRINNQADEHMAEDGQDGENAEIEVALEEEEDGAEVEATEEEEDGEQAENEDAYEPAAKKQQTYCPNCDQIRAEINHLLQENRELRSELSKRQFQIPHPLHMALQKKTQFKVQSLFH, from the exons ATGGGAAGGACCTGTTGTGTTATCGGTTGCAATGCTCGTTCACACGACCACAAGGAACGAAAACTCGACAATGGACTATCGTTTTATGGTTTTCCTTCGTGGAAGCAGCTTCAGGGAAGCCTTGTGTCCGACATTACAAAGAGGAGACGGATGGCTTGGATAGCAGCCGTGAGGCGCCCTGATATTAAGTTTGTCAACATCCCGAGATATCTGAAAGTGTGTTCCCAACATTTTCATATGG GTAAACCAGCATATGAGATGGAAGAGGCACACCCTGACTGGGCTCCTTCATTGCACCTGGGCCACTCTGATGTGCATGTCACACAGCAAGACCGGTACTTACGCATACAACAGCGACTTAAAGGAAGAATAAATAACCAGGCAGACGAACATATGGCAGAAGATGGGCAAGATGGAGAAAATGCAGAGATAGAAGTtgcactggaggaggaggaggatggagcaGAGGTGGAAgccacagaagaggaggaggatggagagcaGGCAGAAAATGAAGATGCATATGAACCAGCAGCTAAGAAACAGCAAACATATTGTCCGAACTGTGATCAGATCAGGGCAGAAATAAACCATCTGTTGCAGGAGAACCGGGAGCTTAGGTCTGAGCTAAGTAAGAGACAGTTTCAAATCCCGCATCCATTACACAtggctttacaaaaaaaaactcaattcAAGGTTCAATCACTGTTTCATTAA
- the LOC122786063 gene encoding IgA FC receptor-like, whose protein sequence is MRFPWIVTVITVMVSMGLVVVNVGQHQEMRKLEPIFMKQLKELTLKTERAENQQTFRTSVESLLVDATKAAEGMEAKLKDLVSEMEKKKTELNNCQMDQKRMNDEVEVGKKANTETEATFKSEAEAWNKELETLKQQMKGFSPVCKHVKQDPMADKLCGIERTEAPAAPEAPKAPEASKAPEAPNAPEAPAAPAAPEAPKAPEAPKAPEAPEAPKAPEAPEAPEAPKAPEAPEAPKTPEAPPPQ, encoded by the exons ATGCGCTTTCCGTGGATTGTGACCGTCATAACGGTCATGGTCTCCATGGGTCTGGTGGTGGTCAACGTGGGACAGCATCAGGAGATGCGCAAATTAGAGCCGATTTTTATGAAGCAACTAAAGGAGTTGACACTCAAAACCGAGCGAGCGGAAAACCAGCAGACCTTCAGAACGTCCGTGGAGTCGCTGCTGGTGGACGCGACGAAAGCTGCGGAGGGCATGGAGGCGAAGTTGAAAGACCTCGTCtcagagatggagaagaagaaaacagaactCAACAACTGTCAAATGGATCAG AAAAGGATGAATGATGAGGTGGAggttggaaaaaaagcaaacaccGAGACTGAAG CTACTTTTAAATCAGAGGCTGAAGCCTGGAACAAGGAGCTAGAAACCCTGAAACAACAGATGAAGGGTTTTAGTCCAGTATGTAAGCATGTGAAGCAGGACCCTATGGCAGA taAATTATGTGGCATAGAACGAACTGAGGCTCCAGCAGCCCCAGAAGCTCCAAAAGCTCCAGAAGCCTCAAAAGCTCCAGAAGCCCCAAACGCTCCAgaagctccagcagctccagcagcccCAGAAGCTCCAAAAGCTCCAGAAGCCCCAAAAGCTCCAGAAGCTCCAGAGGCTCCAAAAGCTCCAGAGGCTCCAGAAGCTCCAGAAGCCCCAAAAGCTCCAGAAGCTCCAGAGGCTCCAAAAACTCCAGAAGCCCCACCACCCCAGTAG
- the LOC122786940 gene encoding phosphatidylinositol 4-phosphate 5-kinase type-1 alpha-like isoform X2 — protein MATAAEEPPGSELQSHNGNSTGARKNAYPEGSSPTMSQAMKKTIGHRGIDPSGETTYKKTTSSALKGAIQLGITHTVGSLSQKPERDVLLHDFEVVESIFFPNEGSNLTPAHHYGDFRFKTYAPMAFRYFRDLFGIRPDDYMYSLCNESLIELSNSGASGSLFYLSSDDEYIIKTVQHKEAEFLQKLLPGYYMNLNQNKRTLLPKFYGLYCVQAAGKNIRIVVMNNLLPSTVRMHLKFDLKGSTYRRRASAKEREKAVPTFKDLDFLQDMAEGLLLEGDMYNAVCKTIQRDCLVLQSFKIMDYSLLVGIHNLDQACLEQQSEEAMAGAMDQRRPQGQKSLYRTAMEAIQADTASIGSLDTEDQTGGIPARNSKGERLLVYIGIIDILQSYRLAKRLEHSWKSLVHDGDTVSVHRPGFYAERFQRFMCGTLFRKVSLKNSPSKKRRAMGHGPARKPAGAGPPLFSQISSSSSQYAVLQHQISTETRDETDGDNVIKSGRPDLLPKALLPRNDGDSAETTTSLEKPGLIPTFQPAPQSQDTSKSVGVDINKIAQLEVPNENFGAQKAIVT, from the exons ATGGCCACAGCTGCAGAAGAGCCTCCAGGCTCAGAACTACAGAGCCACAATGGCA ATTCGACTGGAGCTCGTAAAAATGCTTATCCAGAG GGTTCAAGCCCCACCATGTCTCAGGCCATGAAAAAGACGATTGGCCATCGAGGAATTGATCCCAGTGGGGAGACCACATACAAGAAG ACAACCTCATCAGCCCTCAAAGGTGCTATCCAGTTAGGCATCACACACACGGTGGGCAGCTTAAGCCAAAAACCTGAAAGAGATGTTCTGCTGCATGACTTTGAAGTGGTGGAAAGCATCTTCTTCCCAAA TGAGGGCAGCAACTTGACACCAGCACACCACTATGGAGACTTCAGGTTCAAGACATATGCTCCTATGGCTTTTCGTTACTTTAGAGACTTGTTTGGAATCCGTCCTGATGACTACATG TATTCTCTGTGTAATGAGTCGCTGATTGAGTTGTCAAACTCTGGTGCCAGTGGATCACTGTTTTACCTCTCAAGTGATGATGAATACATCATTAAAACGGTTCAGCACAAAGAGGCAGAATTTCTGCAAAAACTGCTTCCAGGATACTATATG AACCTGAACCAGAACAAGCGCACTTTACTACCAAAGTTTTATGGACTCTACTGTGTCCAGGCAGCAGGAAAAAACATCCGCATTGTAGTGATGAACAATTTGCTGCCAAGTACAGTGCGAATGCACCTCAAGTTTGATCTTAAGGGCTCCACCTACAGGCGACGGGCGTCAGCTAAAGAGAGGGAAAAGGCTGTTCCCACATTCAAGGACCTGGATTTCTTGCAGGATATGGCTGAAGGGCTGTTACTGGAGGGGGACATGTACAATGCTGTTTGCAAGACCATTCAGAGAGACTGTCTG gtCTTGCAGAGTTTCAAGATAATGGACTACAGCCTTTTGGTGGGAATCCACAATTTAGACCAGGCCTGTCTAGAGCAGCAGAGTGAGGAGGCTATGGCAGGGGCCATGGATCAGAGGAGGCCACAAGGCCAAAAGTCCCTGTACAGAACTGCTATGGAGGCCATCCAAGCAGATACAGCAAGCATAGGATCACTGGACACAGAGGACCA AACTGGAGGAATACCAGCACGAAACTCAAAAGGCGAGAGGCTTCTAGTGTACATTGGTATCATTGACATTCTGCAATCCTATAG ACTTGCGAAGAGGCTTGAACACTCGTGGAAATCACTGGTTCACGACGGG gATACTGTATCTGTTCACAGACCAGGTTTTTATGCAGAGCGGTTTCAGAGGTTCATGTGTGGTACACTCTTCAGGAAGGTCTCAT TGAAGAACTCACCGTCTAAGAAGCGCCGTGCAATGGGCCATGGTCCTGCGAGAAAACCAGCTGGTGCCGGGCCTCCTTTGTTCTctcaaatcagcagcagcagcagccagtatGCTGTTCTCCAACATCAAATCAGCACTGAGACCAGAGACGAAACGGATGGAGACAATG TCATAAAATCAGGTCGTCCTGACCTGCTCCCTAAGGCCTTACTGCCCAGAAATGATGGTGACTCTGCAGAAACCACCACCTCCTTGGAAAAGCCTGGACTCATTCCCACATTTCAGCCTGCGCCTCAGTCTCAAGATACATCCAAGTCAGTGGGAGTGGATATTAACAAAAT agctCAGTTGGAGGTTCCTAATGAAAACTTTGGTGCCCAAAAAGCAATTGTGACGTAG
- the LOC122786371 gene encoding potassium/sodium hyperpolarization-activated cyclic nucleotide-gated channel 2-like, producing the protein MQGLKMTSLSRSIEDIGRGTGESPAHKPETHTYRTWSSLRFSRWRSASQRPSPPSTPSPKTGKRSDVTNTLLSLVKTHNDDYTADPDGLLDSNEEVDGTSDDLTQNKSTFFHRRFCSLLQPGVNKFSLRMFGSHKGVAAEQARVKSFGVWIIHPYSDFRFYWDLVMLLLMMSNLVMLPWGITFFEDQNTTPWITFNVISDTLFLMDLIFNFRTGILGEDSHVILDPKEIRSQYLRTWFVVDFVSSIPVDYIFRIIDLESRHETSDVYRTARAFRIVRFTKILSLLRLLRLSRLIRYIHQWEEIFHMTYDLASAVVRIVNLIGMMLLLCHWDGCLTFMVPMLQDFPADCWVSKNNMVNATWHLQYSYALFMAMSHMLCIGYGAHPPEGMTDVWLTMISMVVGATCYAMFLGHATNLVQSLDASHRQYQEKYKQVEQYMSFHKLPADVRQRIHEYYEQRFQGKMFDEDSIFGELSDPLKEEIVSYNCRGLVANMPLFANTDPHFVTVILTKLRFEVFQPGDLIIREGTLGRKMYFIQHGAVTVIPRGSKEIKLSDGAYFGEICLLTQGRRTASVSADTYCRLYSLSVDSFNEVLEEYPLMRRAFESVAVDRLGRVARRPSYQPPPAE; encoded by the exons ATGCAAGGTTTAAAAATGACCAGCCTCTCCAGGAGTATTGAAGACATAGGACGAGGCACAGGTGAGAGCCCAGCTCACaaaccagagacacacacgtaTCGCACCTGGAGCAGCCTCCGCTTCTCAAGATGGAGAAGTGCCTCACAGAGGCCAAGTCCCCCCAGCACCCCCTCCCCGAAGACAGGCAAGAGGAGCGACGTGACCAACACCCTGCTCTCCCTGGTCAAAACTCACAATGATGACTATACAGCTGACCCCGACGGCCTGCTGGACTCCAACGAGGAGGTTGATGGAACAAGCGATGACCTTACACAAAACAAGTCCACCTTCTTCCACAGGCGGTTCTGCTCCTTGCTGCAGCCTGGGGTCAACAAGTTCTCCCTGCGCATGTTTGGCAGCCACAAGGGTGTTGCTGCTGAACAGGCCAGGGTCAAGAGCTTTGGAGTGTGGATCATCCACCCCTACAGTGACTTCAG gttctacTGGGACCTTGTGATGCTCCTGCTGATGATGAGTAATCTGGTTATGTTACCCTGGGGAATCACCTTCTTTGAGGACCAGAACACAACACCCTGGATCACGTTCAACGTCATATCTGACACCCTCTTCCTCATGGACCTGATTTTCAACTTCCGCACCGGCATCCTGGGAGAGGACAGCCACGTCATTCTGGACCCCAAGGAGATCCGTTCGCAATACCTTCGCACCTGGTTTGTGGTGGACTTTGTCTCCTCCATCCCAGTTGACTATATTTTCCGCATCATTGACTTGGAGTCGAGGCACGAGACTTCGGATGTTTACCGCACGGCACGTGCGTTCCGCATTGTGCGTTTCACCAAGATCCTCAGTCTGCTGCGTCTCCTGCGACTGTCTCGCCTCATCCGCTACATTCACCAGTGGGAAGAG ATTTTCCATATGACCTATGACCTGGCCAGTGCAGTGGTGCGTATCGTCAACTTAATTGGCATGATGCTCCTGTTGTGTCACTGGGATGGCTGCCTGACCTTTATGGTGCCTATGCTACAGGACTTTCCCGCAGACTGCTGGGTATCCAAAAATAATATGGTG AATGCTACATGGCACTTACAGTACTCATATGCCCTCTTCATGGCCATGAGTCACATGCTGTGCATCGGATATGGTGCCCACCCTCCAGAGGGCATGACTGACGTTTGGCTCACCATGATCAGTATGGTTGTTGGGGCCACCTGCTACGCCATGTTCCTTGGCCATGCAACCAACTTGGTCCAGTCCTTGGATGCTTCACATCGTCAGTATCAAGAGAAG TATAAGCAGGTGGAGCAGTACATGTCATTCCATAAACTGCCAGCAGATGTAAGACAGAGGATTCACGAGTATTACGAGCAGCGGTTCCAGGGCAAGATGTTTGACGAGGACAGCATCTTTGGAGAACTCAGCGATCCACTCAAGGAG GAAATAGTCAGCTACAACTGTCGTGGGTTGGTAGCCAACATGCCACTCTTTGCCAACACTGATCCTCATTTTGTGACTGTGATTCTCACCAAGCTCCGTTTTGAAGTCTTTCAACCCGGAGACTTGATCATAAGAGAAGGAACTCTGGGTCGGAAAATGTACTTCATCCAGCACGGTGCTGTCACTGTCATCCCACGCGGCAGCAAAGAGATCAAACTCAGCGATGGAGCGTATTTTGGGG AGATCTGCCTGCTCACTCAGGGACGACGCACAGCCAGCGTGAGCGCTGACACCTACTGTCGTCTGTACTCACTGAGCGTGGACAGTTTCAACGAAGTCTTGGAGGAGTATCCTCTGATGAGGAGAGCCTTCGAGAGTGTCGCTGTGGACAGACTGGGACGGGTTGCTCGCAGGCCCAGTTATCAGCCTCCCCCTGCAGAGTGA
- the ecm1a gene encoding extracellular matrix protein 1, with the protein MTSLGGLTGFWVIAMLTLYGEAQGHSLNEPDVPFPPACPTAQNLAAICHQGQGRPRYPASFFPVSGASHFRRCGNAINRLESWYSLCCSGHAAQQSQLLCCAQQAWKQALSKFCAEEYSTMTVPYECCEDRGDARWKCFDSELPNPNYSSTPGYTAPQLPAEPGFTFDSNAC; encoded by the exons ATGACTTCACTTGGAGGCCTCACAGGTTTTTGGGTCATTGCAATGCTGACTCTTTATGGAG AAGCCCAAGGACACTCTCTCAATGAGCCTGATGTCCCTTTTCCGCCCGCATGTCCTACGGCTCAAAACCTTGCTGCCATTTGCCATCAGGGTCAGGGTCGACCCAGGTACCCGGCCAGCTTCTTCCCGGTCTCTGGTGCAAGTCACTTTCGCCGTTGTGGAAATGCCATCAACCGCCTGGAGTCGTGGTACAGTTTGTGTTGCAGTGGACATGCAGCACAGCAGAGTCAGCTCCTCTGCTGCGCCCAACAAGCT tggAAACAAGCTTTGTCTAAGTTCTGTGCTGAGGAATATTCCACCATGACTGTCCCATATGAGTGCTGTGAGGACAGAGGGGATGCACGGTGGAAATGCTTCGACAGCGAGCTGCCTAATCCAAACTACAGCTCAACACCAGGCTACACTGCACCCCAGCTGCCAGCGGAGCCAGGATTCACCTTTGATAGTAATGCTTGTTAG